The DNA window CCTTCACGTACCTGGGGCGGCTGCAGTTTGCCGAGGCGCCGCCGGCGAGTTGATGTCGCTTCTGGCGTCTAATAAGTCTCCgccgcctccgccgccgccgccgccgccgtcgtcgtcgcCTTCTTCCGCAAAATCTCCTCCCTCGGAATGAAGCGCCGTGCCCTCGTCTTCCTCACAGGCCCGCGGAGGATAGGACATGATAGTCCTCTCATCGGGATCCCGTCCTTGTgtgcaaaaaaacccaaaaaaaacaaaaacaaaacaaaaattgtatcgtgctgtttatttaatattcaaatcgGGGGGAATGTGAGGGGGGGGGACATTTTACACTAGGCAGAGAGCAACAAAGATGGCCGCCctcttatatttattttttaacaaccccccccaccccacacacgtAACCCCCCccaataaggaaaaaaaaaatccccttacATAAAAAATGGCTGACTTTATTATTTCAGCACCCCCCTCCTCCTTTCACTCTGTgcgccccctccctcccccaaaAGCTCCACATTTGTTACTGTACAGTGAAAGGGGGGGTGCGACTAACATTGTTTTTTATACTTGTTTATGTGCCCCCACTTCCCAGACCGAGCTTGTGtgccatcccccccccccccccccccacccacccattaTCCTCAGAATTGTGGTGTCACTTTCTGCATTGCAGAGCAAATCCATCAAACATGGCCCCCAccactggatttaaaaaaaatattttagtgtgtgtgtgctgggacgggattaagaaaagaaaaagggggtggtgggtgggggttaggaaaaaaaataaaaaatctgccgCAGCCATGCCCATGACTTACATCAGAttgtattgcttaaaaaattAACCGCTTGTGGTAGGGATGGAAGTCAGTGAGAGGGGATGCGAGCCCTTGTTGGGTACCGTTTCCGATGGCAACCGATCAAACGCTAACATCGTTGCTAACAACAACGCAATTGCTTGACAAGATAGCGGCCCGAGGCCACTTGAAGTTGAAGTATTCAGAAGCGATGAAATGCTGACAAGCTAGCAGTTGGTATGCTAACGTATTGCGACCCGAGTAACAACAAAATCTCCATGGCAGATAAATAAGAATTTTACATTCTGTCATGTAATCAGATGCTATTTCTAATGAGGTGATCCAATGTTAACATGCCAGCAGTTGCTATGCTAGCAGATGGCAACCCAAGCACAAAAAGCGCTACAATGCCACTGAACGGGGATTTTACCCCTCGCCGTGTACGCAGCCGGTGCTATTTGTAACGGGAagtgatcaaatgctaacatgctaacaagtgCAATGCGAACGCAAGGCACCAAAGGACAGTGGCTGCATTGTTGGCCGTCTAATACAAAAGCTCAGGCTGCACTTGAAGACCAACACAGAATACAGAAATGTCATTAGGACCAATAGTGGCTGCAGTGTACACTTGTTACATGAAATTTAATACCGGAATGGGAGAAGGATGTATGAAAGGTAGGAAGGAAAGGATGttggaaggatggaaggaaggagtATGGTGCTATGAAAAGGAGGTGGAAAGAAGGAAGGGACGGAGGAAGGAATGGAGGGTTGAAGGATGGATGAAGGAAACGAGGGTGGTATGCAAGGGAGGACGAAAGAGGGAAGAGTGGAATGGATAGAAGGAACAAAAGGAAGGAGTGGAAGAAAAGGgcagaggaaggaaggatggaaagaAGAGTGGATAGAAGGTAGAAAGGATCGATgcaaggaaagaaggaagggatGAAGTTAGAAGGGATTGGAGGGAAGGGTAGAGGTAATATAGAAGGAgcgaaagaaggaaggaaggaagcaaacaagaaagagagagaaggagaaaagaaagacagacagaaagaaacaaccatgGTATGAAAGGGAGGGAGGGTGGAAGACAGGAAGGGACAGAGGAAGACAATGGAAGGAAGGTATAAAAGAAGGGAGGATGGAACAAAGGAATGAAGGAATGTGAAAGAAAGGAGGAGGCTCATCGCCAGTTTTTGGCTCTCCACAGGCTAAAACCCAAAATTGAAACCTCAAcctttgtttaaaaccctaaaaatggtttcaaaccatgATTGGTTATGCATGTCATGACCACATGTAACCACTAAGAGTCGCTGTTTAACAAAAGTTGCGTAGGAAAACATCAGTGTGTCAACTACTTCCGGCAGgaaaccacagaagaagaatgCACACATGGCAACAATCGAGGAAAACGGACCGCCGACTCATGTATGTTCATTTCGTCTTGTATATTTAcgctcttattattattattgtgttgcATTTCAAACCGAAAAAGTGTCTGCTTCCCGGAAGCGTTTAAGCAATCCTGTAGCTAACGAATTAGCGATCAAAAGACTGAAATGAACGGACACTTTAACATAATCATATAATATTCAGTTCGTATGTAATTAATGTCATGTTTTCGAGCCATTTGCTCAGGAGACAAACTTCATAATACAGAACATTGTGACTATGGGTATCCATAGTTTCcttgttgctaagtgaaattgAGCCAATCAGAAAATCCTGTCGGTTGGCTCATGACATcacgaaaaaaaatcttagcTCTCCATGTACCACATAATGACAtataaaaacagtttgaaaacacagttcttaaaaaaaaaaaaaaaaaaaaaactgaactgtacttaaaaaacgcactgtactggatttttaaaaaaagttgaggTGGTGGTAACATTATGCAcgttttgaacatttaattcatttttttttttttttgcgtaactgagaatcactgcactagTGAGTGTACTTGGTGTACTCAGGACCAGCGTGACGCGTCGTCGTCGTTCCAGGCGAGGGAGAAGCTCCAGGGCCTGCTGAACAAGAACATGAGGATCCGTATGACTGACGGCCGGACCTTGGTGGGCCTTTTCCTCTGCACGGACCGCGACTGTAACATAATCCTCGGATCGGCTCAGGAGTTCCTCAAATCCACGGGTGAGCGCGGAGCCACGCTTAAAGAAAGGTTGCCGAGCAGTTCGTTaattttcatgtgttttttgtcttcttttaagACACTTTCTCCCAGGGTGAACCCCGAGTTCTGGGCCTGGCCATGATCCCGGGTCACCATGTGGTCTCCATCGAAGCCGAGGCGGACACGCTGGACGACGCGCAAGATTTCGGAGTGAACCATTCGGAAATGGACCTTTGATAGTGGAAGAATGGCcgttttctttagttttttttctttttaaatacctTGGACAGCAGGGTGAATAACTTAAATTTGATGTATGTTATTAATGTCTTTCGGGTGGTAAACGTTGGGAGTCTAGCAAATGTGAGTTCATGAGGCTGTATTCTCTTTGCAGAGTCAATAACTTGAGTTATCCCTGCAGGAAGAACTGAACTTCTGAAAGGGTATGTCATCATGTTAcagttttcaaacaaaaaccTACTGCATCATCATTATTCAAACAGTTTTGTACTGGAATCTTGAGCTAGACAactatgtggcctgtgattggctggcgaccagtacagggtgcaccctgcctccaacttgctttttttatgtcagacacacacacacacacatagtttgtatttttgtttttggatcatTTTAATGCAGTTGAATTGGACCCCTGCATCAGAGTGACAACAAAAATGCGagagcacaaaaaacaaaacaaaacaaaaaacctaaataaataaCCTATGTTCTCCTCCATAAATTACAGTGTAAATAGTGGTATCGGCCCGGCACCCCGCGTCTCACTCGCAATTTGAGACGAGATGAAATTAAATTCTGACCGGTCACGGGACAAATTAAACTTCTATTTCGAGCTACCACTGTACTTTGAAGCGTCAGTCACTTTATTAAGACACTTTTGGCTTGGCAATAGTTGCAATTTGAGAGCCTTTGTTTCGGGAAATGTTGCTTCTGAAAACAAAAGTGCAGATTTGGAAATGACAAAACCAACAAGCAAAAATAATCGTCTCCCAGCATTCATTGTCCATTTTGGACAATTACTGACATCAGTCTTTGAGcaaatcagtaaaaaaaaaaaaaa is part of the Phyllopteryx taeniolatus isolate TA_2022b chromosome 23, UOR_Ptae_1.2, whole genome shotgun sequence genome and encodes:
- the naa38 gene encoding N-alpha-acetyltransferase 38, NatC auxiliary subunit isoform X1, coding for MATIEENGPPTHDQRDASSSFQAREKLQGLLNKNMRIRMTDGRTLVGLFLCTDRDCNIILGSAQEFLKSTDTFSQGEPRVLGLAMIPGHHVVSIEAEADTLDDAQDFGVNHSEMDL
- the naa38 gene encoding N-alpha-acetyltransferase 38, NatC auxiliary subunit isoform X2 yields the protein MATIEENGPPTHAREKLQGLLNKNMRIRMTDGRTLVGLFLCTDRDCNIILGSAQEFLKSTDTFSQGEPRVLGLAMIPGHHVVSIEAEADTLDDAQDFGVNHSEMDL